Proteins from a genomic interval of Pseudomonas sp. RC10:
- a CDS encoding transporter substrate-binding domain-containing protein, giving the protein MKARPCKPFSHILFAAGLSALLCSTFAQAGEALDHILKAKELRVAVPVDYPPYGYVGPDMVPQGLDIDVANLMANKLGVKLQLVPVTAPNRVAYIQSGKADFTISSLGKTAEREKVIDYSIAYSPFFDAVFGKAELPVKSMSDMAGKTVSVTRGSMQDKELTDMAPEAITKRFEDNNSSISAFLSGQTQMVAIGTTVAAALKQKNPNMDIALKVVLSNAPNYIGMNKDEPELRNKVNEIIRQAKADGTLDAISQKWLGAPAGNLPE; this is encoded by the coding sequence ATGAAAGCCAGACCGTGCAAGCCATTCAGCCACATCCTCTTCGCCGCCGGGCTCAGCGCCCTGCTCTGCTCCACCTTCGCCCAGGCCGGTGAAGCGCTGGACCACATCCTCAAGGCCAAGGAACTGCGCGTCGCCGTACCCGTCGACTACCCGCCCTACGGCTACGTCGGACCGGACATGGTGCCCCAGGGCCTGGACATCGACGTCGCCAACCTGATGGCGAACAAGCTCGGCGTGAAGCTGCAACTGGTGCCCGTGACGGCGCCCAACCGCGTGGCCTACATCCAGTCCGGCAAGGCGGATTTCACCATTTCGTCCCTGGGCAAGACCGCTGAGCGCGAGAAGGTCATCGACTACAGCATCGCCTACTCGCCGTTCTTCGACGCGGTGTTCGGCAAGGCCGAGTTGCCCGTCAAGTCCATGAGTGACATGGCGGGCAAGACCGTGTCCGTGACCCGTGGCTCGATGCAGGACAAGGAATTGACCGACATGGCCCCTGAAGCGATCACCAAGCGTTTCGAGGACAACAACAGCAGCATCTCGGCGTTCCTGTCCGGGCAGACGCAAATGGTCGCCATCGGCACCACCGTCGCTGCCGCGCTCAAGCAGAAAAACCCGAACATGGACATCGCGCTCAAGGTGGTGCTGTCCAACGCGCCCAACTACATCGGCATGAACAAGGACGAGCCGGAGCTGCGCAACAAGGTCAACGAGATCATTCGTCAAGCCAAGGCAGACGGCACGCTAGACGCGATCTCGCAGAAATGGCTGGGTGCCCCGGCTGGCAACCTGCCGGAATAA
- a CDS encoding MmgE/PrpD family protein, which produces MSEFTPSLVTLARWSSGLQRADIPPAVQDAAKRCLIDTLGVALAGSRSTVAAQARAVIAVTAGAGESTVLGQARNAAAPAAAFANATTAHALDFDDNCYPGFVHGSAVILPAALAVAQMRDLSGARLLAAIVAGAECEYALAKALTRQIYDRGWWTTGVLGVVGACAAACHGLGLNAEQTAAALALAIAGTGGMKAGFGSDAKMLMAGRASETGVIAALLASHGSRGPLDVIEHEKGLAAMFNGGLLNPLPALGSRWSLIYPGVDIKRVPVCLSSHAAIDALRELLDEGEVRVEDIDAILCDVPPIVIQNLVHDAPVTRQQAQFSMPFALACTALLGDITLASLDATVLARADLQHLMKRVRMASSVRWQTALLDSAPEGAWVKVVRRDGTCVERFCAMPVGSASRPLSSAQLHHKFMHCAKGVWPVARAQRLFDELSHLEDLPGVRDLLVCETPTVETMQS; this is translated from the coding sequence ATGAGCGAGTTCACTCCTTCACTGGTCACTCTGGCGCGCTGGAGTTCGGGCCTGCAACGGGCGGACATCCCGCCAGCGGTGCAGGACGCCGCCAAGCGTTGCCTGATCGACACCCTCGGCGTGGCGCTGGCGGGCAGTCGCAGCACGGTCGCCGCCCAGGCCCGTGCGGTGATTGCGGTCACGGCGGGCGCAGGCGAATCGACGGTGTTGGGCCAGGCGCGAAACGCCGCCGCCCCGGCAGCAGCGTTTGCCAACGCTACGACGGCCCATGCGCTGGATTTCGACGACAACTGTTATCCCGGTTTCGTCCACGGTTCGGCGGTGATCCTGCCCGCCGCGCTGGCCGTGGCGCAGATGCGCGACCTGAGCGGCGCTCGCTTGCTGGCGGCCATCGTCGCCGGGGCTGAATGCGAATACGCGCTGGCCAAGGCGTTGACGCGGCAGATTTACGACCGGGGCTGGTGGACCACCGGCGTGCTCGGCGTGGTCGGTGCTTGTGCTGCGGCCTGTCATGGGCTGGGGCTGAACGCGGAACAGACCGCCGCTGCGCTGGCCCTTGCTATTGCAGGCACCGGCGGGATGAAAGCCGGGTTTGGCAGCGACGCCAAGATGCTCATGGCGGGGCGCGCCAGTGAAACGGGCGTGATCGCGGCGCTGTTGGCCAGTCACGGCAGTCGCGGCCCCCTGGATGTAATCGAGCATGAAAAAGGTCTGGCGGCGATGTTCAACGGCGGGCTCCTCAACCCCTTGCCCGCCCTGGGCAGTCGCTGGAGCCTGATTTACCCCGGCGTGGACATCAAACGGGTGCCGGTGTGCCTGTCGTCCCATGCCGCCATCGATGCCCTGCGCGAGTTACTCGATGAGGGCGAAGTCAGGGTGGAGGACATTGACGCGATCCTGTGCGACGTGCCGCCCATTGTGATCCAGAACCTGGTGCACGACGCGCCGGTCACCCGCCAGCAGGCCCAGTTCAGCATGCCGTTCGCGCTGGCCTGCACCGCGCTGCTCGGTGACATCACCCTCGCCTCACTGGACGCGACGGTTCTGGCACGCGCTGACCTGCAACACCTGATGAAACGGGTCCGCATGGCGAGCAGCGTCCGTTGGCAAACCGCTCTGCTGGATTCAGCGCCCGAAGGGGCCTGGGTGAAGGTCGTGCGCCGCGACGGCACCTGCGTCGAGCGCTTTTGCGCGATGCCGGTGGGGTCCGCGTCACGGCCCCTGTCGAGCGCCCAGCTTCACCACAAGTTCATGCACTGCGCGAAAGGCGTGTGGCCTGTCGCCCGCGCTCAACGCTTGTTCGATGAACTCTCGCACCTGGAAGACCTGCCCGGCGTTCGCGACCTGCTCGTCTGCGAAACGCCCACTGTGGAAACGATGCAATCATGA
- a CDS encoding amino acid ABC transporter permease, with amino-acid sequence MTLDFSVVLKQWPMLLDGLALTVGLTLIAAVLGTLLGIACGVIRSKGPRWARWLIGTYVELIRNTPFIIQLFFIFFGLPGLGLKMTALTAAILANVINLGAYVSEIARSGIEATPDGQIEAAESLALDRWQIFTRVILPPALKRVWPALVGQMVIIMLGSAVCSQISAEELSYAANQIASNSFRNFETYIVVAALYLLLSIALRRLLNWVGPHFIFGR; translated from the coding sequence ATGACCCTCGATTTTTCTGTGGTACTCAAGCAATGGCCGATGCTGCTCGATGGCCTCGCATTGACGGTCGGCCTGACACTGATCGCGGCGGTCCTCGGCACGCTGCTGGGCATCGCCTGCGGGGTGATCCGCAGCAAAGGCCCACGCTGGGCGCGCTGGCTGATCGGCACGTACGTGGAGCTGATCCGCAACACCCCTTTCATCATTCAGCTGTTCTTCATTTTCTTCGGCCTGCCGGGGCTGGGCCTGAAGATGACCGCGCTGACCGCCGCGATTCTGGCCAACGTAATCAACCTCGGCGCCTACGTCAGCGAGATCGCCCGTTCCGGGATTGAAGCCACGCCCGACGGCCAGATCGAAGCCGCCGAAAGCCTGGCCCTCGATCGCTGGCAGATCTTCACCCGCGTGATCCTGCCGCCCGCCCTGAAACGGGTCTGGCCCGCGCTGGTGGGGCAGATGGTCATCATCATGCTCGGCTCGGCAGTGTGCAGCCAGATTTCGGCGGAAGAGCTGTCGTACGCGGCCAACCAGATCGCCAGCAACTCGTTCCGCAATTTCGAAACGTACATCGTCGTCGCGGCCTTGTACCTGCTGCTCTCCATCGCCCTGCGCCGCCTGCTGAATTGGGTCGGCCCGCATTTCATCTTCGGTCGCTGA
- a CDS encoding amino acid ABC transporter permease, whose translation MYEFTLWDIARNLLLAARWTVGLSLIAFIGGGLVGGLLVVLRLTGTRTVRRLTMLYVQLFQGTPLLLQLFLVYFGLSMFGIETSALVAASICLTLYASAYLSEIWRGSVESIDRGQWEAASSLALSFGEQLRHVILPQALRAGIAPTVGFMVQVVKATALTSVIGFVEMTRAGQIITNATFQPFFIYGSVALMYFALCFPLSLYSRRLEHQLRR comes from the coding sequence ATGTACGAATTCACGCTGTGGGACATCGCCCGGAACCTGCTGCTGGCGGCGCGCTGGACGGTCGGCCTGTCACTGATCGCCTTCATTGGCGGCGGGTTGGTGGGTGGATTGCTGGTGGTATTGCGCCTGACGGGCACGCGCACCGTGCGCCGTCTGACCATGCTGTACGTGCAGCTGTTTCAGGGCACGCCGCTGCTGTTGCAGCTGTTTCTGGTGTATTTCGGCCTGTCGATGTTCGGCATCGAAACCAGCGCGCTGGTCGCCGCCTCGATCTGCCTGACGCTGTACGCCAGCGCCTATCTGAGCGAAATCTGGCGCGGCAGCGTCGAGTCCATCGACCGAGGTCAGTGGGAAGCGGCCAGTAGCCTGGCCCTCAGTTTCGGCGAGCAGTTGCGTCACGTGATTCTCCCCCAGGCCCTGCGCGCGGGGATCGCCCCGACCGTGGGCTTCATGGTGCAGGTGGTCAAGGCCACGGCGCTGACCTCAGTCATCGGTTTTGTCGAAATGACCCGCGCCGGCCAGATCATCACCAACGCCACGTTCCAGCCGTTCTTCATCTACGGGTCGGTGGCGCTGATGTATTTCGCGCTGTGCTTTCCGCTGTCGCTGTACAGCCGCCGACTTGAACACCAACTTCGTCGCTAA
- a CDS encoding amino acid ABC transporter ATP-binding protein, which produces MTASSHHDAGAAFALVDIRGLRKRFGDNEVLKGVDLQIARKEVVCIIGKSGSGKSTLLRCLNGLERFQEGSVVVDGQPIQPDNRAAMRELRQNVGMIFQGFNLFPHLTAGQNVMLAPRLVQKTAGADAERQARKLLERVGLGERFDAFPDQLSGGQQQRVAIARSLAMNPQVLLCDEITSALDPELVGEVLQVVEGLAAEGMTLIMVTHEMAFARRVSDRVIFMHQGLVHEAGPPHALFDNPQTVELRRFLSLDH; this is translated from the coding sequence ATGACTGCGTCATCTCACCACGACGCCGGGGCCGCTTTCGCTCTGGTGGACATTCGCGGCCTGCGCAAGCGCTTCGGCGACAACGAAGTGCTCAAGGGCGTGGACCTGCAAATCGCACGCAAGGAAGTGGTCTGCATCATCGGCAAAAGCGGCTCGGGCAAAAGCACCCTGCTGCGCTGCCTCAATGGACTAGAGCGTTTTCAAGAAGGCTCGGTGGTGGTTGATGGCCAGCCGATCCAGCCCGACAACCGCGCCGCGATGCGCGAACTGCGGCAGAACGTCGGGATGATTTTCCAGGGCTTCAACCTGTTCCCGCACCTCACGGCCGGGCAGAACGTGATGCTCGCGCCACGCCTGGTGCAAAAGACCGCCGGGGCAGACGCCGAACGGCAGGCGCGCAAGCTGCTGGAGCGGGTCGGCCTCGGCGAGCGCTTCGACGCCTTCCCTGATCAGCTCTCCGGCGGCCAACAGCAGCGGGTGGCGATTGCCCGTTCATTGGCGATGAACCCGCAAGTCCTGCTCTGCGACGAGATCACCTCGGCCCTCGATCCCGAACTGGTCGGCGAAGTGCTCCAGGTCGTCGAGGGCCTCGCGGCCGAAGGCATGACGCTGATCATGGTCACCCACGAAATGGCCTTTGCCCGTCGGGTCAGCGACCGGGTGATTTTCATGCACCAGGGCCTGGTCCACGAAGCCGGACCGCCCCACGCACTGTTCGATAACCCGCAGACCGTCGAGCTGCGGCGCTTTCTTTCACTGGATCACTGA
- a CDS encoding agmatinase codes for MDFPLTVPPSKKHQSFLWSPICTDLDQLDAHVAILGIPFGKAYVAEHISNDQSKAPDAIRAMSDRICRALHHYDFDVGGPIYDNRALKVVDCGNVPADPTDLNSHSLRAEQAVRKILDAGAMPVILGGDHSIPIPVLRAYEGRGPITLIHIDAHLDWRDEINGVRDGLSSPIRRASEMEHIGEIFQIGLRAQGSGRPADYQAAVDYGAHLITAYDVHDHGMQSVLDRIPDGGQFYLTIDADGLDPSIMPGVAGPALGGITYVQIRQLIHGLVKKGKVVGMDIVEITPAIDVNNLSCITAGRLIVNLIGAAVRADYFDAPPL; via the coding sequence ATGGATTTCCCGTTGACCGTTCCACCGTCGAAAAAACACCAGAGCTTCCTGTGGTCGCCCATTTGCACCGACCTCGACCAGCTCGACGCCCACGTGGCGATTCTCGGCATCCCGTTCGGCAAGGCGTATGTCGCCGAGCACATCAGCAACGACCAGAGCAAGGCGCCGGACGCCATTCGCGCCATGAGCGATCGGATCTGCCGTGCCTTGCACCATTACGACTTCGACGTCGGTGGCCCGATCTATGACAACCGCGCGCTGAAGGTCGTGGACTGCGGCAACGTGCCCGCCGACCCCACCGACCTCAACAGCCACAGCCTGCGCGCCGAACAGGCTGTGCGCAAAATCCTCGACGCTGGGGCAATGCCGGTCATCCTCGGCGGCGACCACAGCATCCCGATCCCGGTGCTGCGCGCCTACGAGGGCCGTGGCCCGATCACCCTGATCCACATCGACGCGCACCTGGACTGGCGCGACGAGATCAACGGCGTGCGCGACGGCCTTTCCAGCCCGATCCGCCGGGCCTCGGAGATGGAACACATCGGCGAAATCTTCCAGATCGGCCTGCGCGCCCAAGGCAGCGGTCGTCCGGCGGATTACCAAGCGGCGGTGGATTACGGCGCGCACCTGATCACTGCCTATGACGTCCACGACCACGGCATGCAATCGGTGCTGGACCGGATTCCCGATGGCGGCCAGTTTTACCTGACCATCGACGCCGACGGCCTCGACCCGTCGATCATGCCCGGCGTGGCAGGCCCCGCGCTGGGAGGCATCACCTACGTGCAAATTCGCCAGTTGATTCACGGGCTGGTGAAAAAAGGCAAGGTCGTGGGCATGGACATCGTCGAAATCACCCCGGCCATCGACGTCAACAACCTCAGCTGCATCACGGCCGGCCGACTGATCGTCAACCTGATCGGTGCCGCCGTGCGCGCCGATTACTTCGACGCGCCGCCGCTGTAA
- a CDS encoding RidA family protein, translating into MPTHTRIRMFNTKDTYPNQSLDNDLCQAVRAGNTVYVRGQLGTDFDGNLIGLGDARAQAEQAMKNVKQLLEEAGSQLQDIVKITIYLIDPRYREEVYREVGKWLKGVFPISTGLVVSALGQPQWLMEIDVIAVIPD; encoded by the coding sequence ATGCCCACCCATACCCGCATCCGCATGTTCAACACCAAGGACACTTACCCCAACCAGTCACTGGACAACGACCTGTGCCAAGCAGTCCGCGCCGGCAACACGGTGTACGTACGCGGCCAGTTGGGCACTGATTTCGACGGCAACCTCATCGGGCTCGGCGATGCACGCGCACAGGCTGAGCAGGCCATGAAGAACGTCAAACAGTTGCTGGAAGAAGCCGGCAGTCAGTTGCAGGACATCGTCAAGATCACCATTTACCTGATCGACCCCCGCTACCGTGAAGAGGTGTACCGCGAGGTCGGCAAATGGCTGAAGGGCGTGTTCCCGATATCTACCGGGCTGGTGGTGTCGGCCTTGGGCCAGCCGCAGTGGTTGATGGAAATTGATGTGATTGCCGTTATTCCCGATTGA
- a CDS encoding UDP-glucose/GDP-mannose dehydrogenase family protein: protein MSVFGSGYVGLVQATVLAEVGHDVVCMDIDPAKVEQLSKGHVTLYEPGLESLVRENLEAGRLHFTVDEQRAVEHGEVLFIAVGTPSRADGSADLNGFFAVGESIARHRIEPVIIVEKSTVPVGSGDALRSHIEHHLRQSARLLKFDIVSNPEFLKEGSAVKDCRRPDRIVIGCGNPDVFPVMRELYAPFNRNHDRIMFMDLRSAELTKYAANCMLATKISFINQIAELAEHLGADVESVRLGIGADSRIGYDFIYPGCGYGGSCFGKDIRALIHSAREAGCSNDLLNVVENINERQKNKLFDRINAFYKGELRGKTFALWGLAFKPNTDDMRDAPSRVLMEALWAAGATVRAFDPEAMQETQRLYAEQSNLMLMGTPESVLLGADALIVCTEWQQFKAPDFDLIQQRLKAPVIFDGRNLYDTERMAKRGFQYYPIGRGESCNLPIPQQQWAPYELLANHHAV from the coding sequence ATCAGCGTCTTCGGTAGCGGTTATGTGGGTCTGGTGCAAGCGACCGTTCTGGCGGAAGTCGGCCACGATGTGGTGTGCATGGACATCGATCCGGCGAAGGTCGAGCAGTTGAGCAAAGGCCACGTGACCCTTTACGAACCGGGTCTGGAAAGCCTCGTCCGGGAAAACCTGGAAGCCGGCCGGCTGCATTTCACGGTGGATGAACAGCGCGCCGTCGAACACGGCGAGGTGCTGTTCATCGCGGTCGGCACCCCGTCACGGGCCGATGGTTCGGCAGACTTGAACGGGTTCTTCGCGGTGGGCGAATCCATCGCCCGGCACCGCATCGAGCCGGTGATCATTGTCGAGAAATCCACCGTGCCCGTGGGCAGCGGCGACGCGTTGCGCAGCCACATCGAACATCACCTGCGCCAGTCGGCCCGGTTGCTGAAATTCGATATCGTCTCCAACCCCGAATTCCTCAAGGAAGGCTCGGCTGTGAAAGATTGCCGTCGCCCGGACCGCATCGTCATCGGCTGTGGCAACCCCGACGTGTTCCCGGTGATGCGCGAACTGTACGCGCCGTTCAACCGCAACCATGACCGCATCATGTTCATGGACCTGCGCAGCGCCGAGCTGACCAAATACGCCGCCAACTGCATGCTGGCGACCAAGATCAGCTTCATCAATCAGATCGCCGAGCTGGCCGAACACCTGGGGGCTGACGTTGAATCGGTGCGCCTGGGCATCGGCGCGGATTCACGCATCGGCTACGACTTCATCTACCCCGGCTGCGGCTACGGCGGTTCGTGCTTCGGCAAGGACATTCGGGCGCTGATTCACAGCGCGCGGGAGGCCGGTTGCTCCAACGATTTGCTGAACGTGGTAGAGAACATCAACGAACGGCAGAAGAACAAGCTGTTCGACCGGATCAATGCGTTCTACAAGGGCGAACTGCGGGGCAAGACTTTCGCGCTGTGGGGCCTGGCCTTCAAGCCGAACACCGACGACATGCGCGATGCACCGAGCCGCGTGTTGATGGAAGCGTTGTGGGCAGCGGGTGCGACGGTGCGTGCGTTCGACCCGGAAGCCATGCAGGAAACCCAGCGCCTGTACGCGGAGCAGTCAAACCTGATGCTGATGGGCACGCCGGAATCGGTGTTGCTGGGCGCCGATGCGCTGATCGTCTGCACCGAATGGCAACAGTTCAAAGCACCGGATTTCGACCTGATCCAGCAACGCCTCAAAGCCCCGGTGATCTTCGACGGCCGCAACCTCTACGACACCGAACGCATGGCCAAACGCGGCTTTCAGTACTACCCCATCGGGCGTGGTGAATCCTGCAACCTGCCCATCCCCCAGCAACAATGGGCGCCGTATGAGCTGCTGGCCAACCACCACGCTGTCTGA
- a CDS encoding phospholipid carrier-dependent glycosyltransferase, producing the protein MSGVTPARARRQAWWAGGLALLLFVTASWHLSIIGFDSRFVMFAQEMLRHGPGVFPTTYGEPYPDYSGFTTWLIYLGSLPFGQVTSFSAWLPTCIASAVMVGLMYRLLSPYSRRWAWLSIALLLLSNTFITETRAVSLDQMLATVSFAVFYLAYATDHFGSARRLSAVFALLILGFAIRGPIGLVVPAGVLCSYYVLSRQWRRLWTVGLAAVVLLLACVLVLLLLARISGGEALLAEVVRMQFTSRMDGSEGSSPVFWYFSSAFGNYALAYPLALVVLATVAVAARKQQSEALDLLYMCAFAGLTVMVGLSIPQAKKARYILPMLPMAAIIAAYPFQVRSGRSFWWLRGFILTLCCFIPGVLMAGLLAVRPRFPEALSDIGPILAVLGILQLVALPLLMRPRLRLYGLPACAVLAVWISYIGVFEKTERTLYDTRHFTQAVREATRSDKAPLVLHSMGKDAKAIKFMVNVDEDLQPVFTDTPEQLLSVQGPANVVMSNNDFQKLHGTRLSELPVLLNGRFDKEDYILVRLPGP; encoded by the coding sequence CTGTCGGGTGTCACCCCGGCTCGGGCCAGACGCCAGGCCTGGTGGGCAGGAGGACTGGCCCTTCTGTTATTCGTGACGGCCAGCTGGCACCTGAGCATCATCGGATTCGACTCTCGCTTCGTGATGTTCGCGCAGGAAATGCTGCGCCACGGTCCAGGCGTGTTCCCCACGACTTACGGCGAGCCGTACCCGGACTACTCGGGTTTTACGACGTGGTTGATCTACCTCGGTTCATTGCCCTTCGGTCAGGTCACCAGCTTCAGCGCCTGGCTACCGACCTGCATCGCGTCAGCGGTGATGGTGGGGTTGATGTACCGGTTGCTGTCGCCGTACTCGCGCCGCTGGGCATGGCTCAGCATCGCCTTGTTGCTACTGAGCAATACGTTCATCACCGAAACCCGCGCCGTGTCGCTGGATCAGATGCTCGCCACGGTGTCGTTCGCCGTGTTTTACCTCGCCTACGCCACCGATCACTTTGGTTCGGCCCGACGCTTGAGCGCCGTGTTCGCGCTGTTAATCCTCGGCTTCGCGATTCGTGGCCCGATTGGACTGGTGGTGCCCGCCGGTGTCCTCTGCAGCTATTACGTTTTGAGCCGGCAATGGCGCCGTCTTTGGACAGTCGGGCTGGCGGCCGTCGTGTTGCTGTTGGCGTGCGTGCTGGTGCTGTTGCTGCTGGCGAGAATCAGCGGAGGGGAGGCATTGCTGGCCGAGGTCGTGCGCATGCAGTTCACCTCACGCATGGACGGCAGCGAGGGGAGCAGCCCGGTGTTCTGGTACTTCAGCAGCGCGTTCGGCAACTATGCGCTGGCTTACCCGCTCGCGCTGGTGGTGTTGGCGACGGTGGCGGTGGCGGCGAGAAAACAGCAGAGCGAAGCGCTGGACTTACTGTACATGTGTGCCTTTGCCGGTTTGACGGTGATGGTCGGGTTGTCGATTCCCCAAGCCAAGAAAGCGCGCTACATCCTGCCGATGTTGCCCATGGCGGCGATTATCGCCGCGTACCCGTTTCAAGTCCGTTCAGGGCGCAGCTTCTGGTGGCTGCGTGGTTTCATCCTGACCCTCTGTTGCTTCATTCCCGGTGTGTTGATGGCGGGGTTGCTGGCGGTGCGTCCGCGTTTTCCCGAAGCCCTCAGCGACATCGGCCCGATTCTCGCGGTGCTGGGCATCTTGCAGTTGGTCGCGTTACCGCTGTTGATGCGGCCGCGCCTGCGGCTCTATGGGCTACCCGCCTGTGCGGTGCTGGCCGTGTGGATCAGCTACATCGGCGTGTTTGAAAAAACCGAACGCACGCTGTACGACACCCGGCATTTCACTCAAGCGGTGCGCGAAGCGACGCGGTCGGACAAGGCGCCGCTGGTGCTGCATTCGATGGGGAAAGACGCCAAGGCGATCAAATTCATGGTCAACGTCGATGAAGACCTGCAACCGGTGTTCACCGACACCCCGGAACAGCTGCTGTCCGTGCAAGGCCCGGCGAACGTGGTCATGAGCAACAACGATTTCCAGAAACTCCACGGCACCCGGCTCAGTGAACTGCCGGTGCTGCTCAACGGCCGGTTCGATAAAGAGGATTACATCCTCGTCAGATTACCCGGCCCGTAG
- a CDS encoding histidine phosphatase family protein, translated as MAMLALAGVTTLALRPPPLTDLSDGHRLRKINFFPLWAQGDLVVLTRHAERCDHSTNPCLAQPDGITVKGSRVAEQLGRTFQALGLDQATIYNSPLRRTEQTAAFAFNRAPVAQDWLVNCRKSMLDDVLKHKMDGYNLILVTHSECISEVEKSLNVRAPVTLDYGSSLIVSVNRKDRSATVLGYIDAQDWNTVLAKRP; from the coding sequence ATGGCAATGTTGGCATTGGCCGGGGTGACCACTCTGGCGTTGCGACCGCCACCCTTGACTGACCTCTCGGACGGCCATCGTCTGCGCAAGATCAATTTTTTCCCGCTCTGGGCTCAGGGCGATCTGGTGGTACTCACCCGTCACGCTGAGCGCTGCGATCACTCCACCAACCCCTGCCTCGCACAACCCGACGGCATCACGGTCAAGGGAAGCCGCGTTGCCGAACAGTTGGGGCGTACGTTTCAGGCCTTGGGGCTGGATCAAGCCACGATTTACAACAGTCCGCTGCGCCGCACCGAGCAGACGGCCGCGTTCGCCTTCAACCGCGCGCCCGTGGCCCAGGACTGGTTGGTCAATTGCCGCAAATCGATGCTCGATGACGTCCTCAAACACAAGATGGACGGGTACAACCTGATTCTGGTGACCCACAGCGAGTGCATCAGCGAGGTTGAAAAATCCCTGAACGTCCGCGCCCCGGTCACGCTGGATTACGGCTCGTCGCTGATCGTCTCGGTCAACCGCAAAGACCGCAGCGCCACCGTATTGGGCTACATCGACGCGCAGGACTGGAACACCGTCCTCGCCAAACGCCCCTGA
- a CDS encoding phosphatase PAP2 family protein, translating into MHNSRNRFYFKHVGVPLLLALILFVSFDLTGLDVILSDWMYNTTTQAFPLQHNKLFETITHKWARIIPNWTGEAAIIGALLSFIWPRFKAEKHVKMMAWLEKIRVAPLLRFLTRHRRDLLFVVFAFSITTGAIHYFKSHTSIYCPIETTLYGGIEKQKEWFENFNLLHDAGKGRCWPGGHASGGFTMMALFFVARRYRWRHARKLMGFALVLGMVYGTTRVLQGWHFMSHTFWAGIIVWFSMFLTALAFYGRARLDPGIELKPAPKPRTPTLVPVPQAQR; encoded by the coding sequence GTGCACAACAGCCGAAACCGTTTCTACTTCAAGCATGTGGGTGTCCCGTTGCTGCTGGCCTTGATCCTCTTCGTCAGCTTCGATTTGACGGGGCTGGACGTGATCCTCAGCGACTGGATGTACAACACGACCACCCAGGCCTTCCCGCTTCAACACAACAAACTGTTTGAAACCATCACCCACAAGTGGGCGCGGATCATTCCGAACTGGACCGGCGAAGCCGCCATTATTGGCGCGTTGCTGTCGTTCATCTGGCCGCGATTCAAGGCCGAAAAACACGTGAAGATGATGGCCTGGCTGGAGAAAATCCGCGTGGCGCCCTTGCTGCGTTTCCTCACTCGCCATCGCCGGGACCTGCTGTTCGTGGTATTCGCGTTTTCCATCACCACCGGCGCGATCCACTATTTCAAGAGCCACACCAGCATCTATTGCCCGATCGAAACCACGCTATACGGCGGCATCGAAAAGCAAAAGGAATGGTTCGAGAACTTCAACCTGCTGCATGACGCTGGCAAAGGGCGCTGCTGGCCGGGTGGTCACGCATCGGGGGGGTTCACCATGATGGCGCTGTTTTTCGTGGCGCGGCGCTACCGCTGGCGTCACGCCCGCAAGCTGATGGGCTTCGCGCTGGTGCTGGGCATGGTCTACGGCACCACGCGGGTGCTGCAAGGCTGGCACTTCATGTCCCACACTTTTTGGGCCGGCATTATCGTCTGGTTCTCGATGTTCCTGACCGCGCTGGCCTTCTATGGGCGGGCCAGGCTGGACCCCGGCATCGAACTCAAGCCCGCGCCCAAACCGCGCACACCGACACTTGTCCCGGTGCCTCAAGCACAACGGTAA